The Planctomycetota bacterium genome window below encodes:
- a CDS encoding MaoC family dehydratase — protein sequence MKYADIKIGDKASFSKTISEADIYTFAGVSGDFNPVHINEEFAKNSLFKTRIAHGFLVGSFISTVLGTQLPGPNTIYLAQDLKFKAPVKIGETLTAECEVLEKNDEKKILKLKTTVRNQSGVPVIEGTATVMKPA from the coding sequence ATGAAATACGCAGACATAAAAATAGGGGACAAGGCTTCTTTTTCCAAGACCATTTCCGAAGCGGATATTTATACGTTTGCCGGGGTTTCAGGTGATTTTAACCCGGTGCATATTAACGAGGAGTTTGCCAAAAACAGCCTTTTTAAGACGCGTATCGCGCATGGCTTCCTGGTGGGGAGTTTCATTTCCACGGTTTTAGGCACCCAGCTGCCCGGCCCCAACACTATTTACCTGGCGCAGGACCTGAAATTCAAGGCGCCGGTAAAAATCGGGGAAACGCTGACCGCGGAATGCGAGGTCCTGGAAAAGAACGACGAAAAGAAGATTCTTAAGCTTAAAACAACCGTGCGGAACCAGTCCGGAGTTCCGGTTATCGAAGGAACTGCTACGGTGATGAAACCCGCCTGA
- a CDS encoding chromosome condensation regulator RCC1, with translation MKNRVLIGITLLLSFALAFFTGAKGCWNKSNDNDDTTASGSSGALTGPNTPLLLAANAVNTSQINLSWTDASLDETGFKIERKTGPGGTYAQIAAVGPNVTSYSDTGLMPSTDYYYKIRSYNPYGYSNYSNEANATTYDAWLEVAAGGGHTLAISTNGTIWAWGNNSYSELGLGDANNRTSPTKIGSASNWSKTAAGDFHSLALTTLGTLWAWGRNDFGQLGTNDTLTKTQPTQIGTDNDWKIISAGDFHSLAVKDDKSIWSWGKNDWGQLGKGNTDDEDSPTKIGNDMDWDKVSAGESYTVAIKTDKTLWAWGKNDSGQLGLGDTLSRTEPTKVVTDTDWASAVAGKGYTIAVKTDGSLWAWGANDYGQLGLGDTISRTIPTRVGTDTNWATVSISSGYTMAIKTDGSLWAWGANDYGQLGLGDTISRTAPTKVGSETNWADVTTGDYHSVALKTNKTISSWGKNDSGQLGLDDTDDRDLPEPATGIPAAPTSLSNTVISLSQINLGWLDNSSNELGFKIWRKIGSSGNYTQIATLDANVTSYSNTGLSPLTTYYYLVKAYNGFGDSAASNTSSNTTNGSWLKVSAGYSHCVAIASNNSIWSWGDNDDGQLGLGTKGTGTNKSVPTRIGTLYNWDTILATSYHNMAVKIGGSLWSWGYNSDGQLGLIIWGSGAEKTSPEQITNPSSTDWFDIAAGELHSIIRKNNNSIWACGYNGYGQLGLGDYTRRTILAQMGSETNWLKIAAGRYHTLAIKTNGTLWAWGNNEYGQLGLGTSGSGTERTSPNQVGSANNWNMIAGGKYHTLAVKSDGTLWAWGLNNDGQLGLNDITNRNTPTRVGMDSDWAKVSAGEYHSIATKNDGTLWAWGFNNHGQLGLGDSGEGTEKLIPTKIGNSTGWSMISAGSRHNIALKNDGTIWTWGLNDAGQLGVNDYTDKTTPTKVGE, from the coding sequence ATGAAAAACCGCGTATTAATAGGAATCACTCTCCTTCTTTCATTTGCCCTTGCCTTTTTTACCGGTGCCAAAGGCTGCTGGAACAAAAGCAACGACAATGACGATACCACCGCTTCCGGAAGCAGTGGAGCCCTCACGGGCCCTAACACACCGTTATTACTGGCCGCAAACGCCGTCAATACATCGCAGATTAACCTTTCCTGGACAGATGCCTCTTTGGATGAAACAGGATTCAAGATAGAACGCAAGACCGGGCCCGGAGGAACTTACGCACAGATTGCGGCGGTCGGGCCGAACGTGACATCTTATTCGGATACCGGGCTCATGCCTTCAACCGATTATTATTACAAAATCAGGAGTTATAACCCTTACGGCTACAGTAATTATTCCAACGAGGCAAACGCAACCACTTACGACGCCTGGTTAGAAGTAGCCGCCGGCGGAGGGCACACCCTAGCAATTTCCACTAACGGGACTATCTGGGCATGGGGAAATAATTCCTACAGCGAATTAGGGCTGGGCGATGCCAATAACAGGACGAGTCCCACGAAAATAGGGAGTGCTTCAAACTGGTCAAAGACAGCCGCCGGGGATTTCCATTCGCTCGCCCTGACAACACTCGGCACCTTATGGGCATGGGGCAGGAACGACTTTGGACAACTTGGAACCAACGACACTTTAACAAAGACACAGCCGACACAAATTGGAACTGACAATGATTGGAAAATAATCAGCGCCGGCGATTTCCACTCGCTTGCCGTCAAAGACGACAAAAGCATCTGGTCATGGGGTAAAAATGATTGGGGGCAATTGGGAAAGGGAAATACGGATGACGAAGACTCCCCCACCAAAATAGGAAATGATATGGACTGGGATAAAGTTTCCGCCGGGGAAAGCTACACTGTTGCCATAAAGACGGATAAAACCCTGTGGGCATGGGGCAAAAACGATTCGGGACAGCTGGGCTTGGGCGACACCTTAAGCCGCACCGAACCAACCAAAGTAGTAACCGATACGGATTGGGCAAGCGCCGTCGCAGGCAAGGGATATACGATTGCCGTTAAAACAGACGGCTCGCTTTGGGCCTGGGGAGCAAACGACTACGGGCAATTGGGACTGGGCGATACCATAAGCCGAACCATCCCCACCAGGGTGGGAACCGATACGAACTGGGCAACCGTCTCAATAAGCAGCGGATATACGATGGCGATAAAAACCGACGGCTCATTATGGGCCTGGGGAGCAAACGACTACGGGCAATTGGGACTGGGCGATACCATAAGCCGAACCGCTCCGACAAAAGTCGGCTCGGAAACAAACTGGGCAGATGTTACGACCGGAGATTATCATTCAGTGGCTCTAAAAACCAACAAGACCATATCAAGCTGGGGTAAAAACGACTCGGGGCAACTGGGACTTGATGACACCGATGACCGCGATTTGCCCGAACCGGCAACAGGGATTCCGGCCGCGCCGACAAGTTTGAGCAATACGGTAATATCGCTTTCGCAAATTAACCTGGGATGGCTTGATAATTCTTCCAATGAACTTGGGTTTAAAATATGGCGTAAAATCGGGTCAAGCGGGAATTACACCCAAATCGCCACGCTTGACGCCAATGTAACTTCATATTCAAATACCGGGCTTTCACCGTTGACCACCTATTATTATCTCGTCAAGGCGTATAACGGATTCGGGGACAGCGCTGCTTCCAACACTTCCAGCAATACCACAAACGGCAGTTGGCTGAAAGTCTCTGCCGGATACTCCCACTGTGTGGCAATCGCCAGCAATAACAGCATCTGGTCGTGGGGAGATAACGATGACGGCCAGCTGGGACTAGGAACCAAAGGGACCGGAACAAATAAAAGTGTGCCGACACGTATCGGCACTTTATATAACTGGGATACGATATTAGCCACGAGCTACCATAACATGGCCGTAAAAATAGGCGGCTCGTTATGGTCATGGGGATATAACAGCGACGGCCAGTTAGGGCTTATTATCTGGGGAAGCGGAGCGGAAAAAACATCTCCGGAACAAATAACGAATCCTTCTTCAACGGATTGGTTCGATATCGCGGCAGGAGAACTGCATTCCATCATCAGGAAAAACAACAACTCGATCTGGGCATGCGGTTATAACGGATACGGACAACTCGGATTAGGAGATTATACCAGGCGAACAATTCTGGCGCAAATGGGCAGTGAAACCAACTGGCTGAAAATAGCGGCCGGGCGTTATCACACCCTTGCCATAAAAACCAACGGGACATTATGGGCATGGGGCAATAATGAATACGGGCAATTGGGCCTGGGCACGAGCGGCAGCGGGACAGAGAGAACATCACCAAACCAGGTCGGAAGCGCTAATAACTGGAATATGATTGCCGGCGGCAAATACCATACCCTGGCCGTAAAATCAGACGGCACATTATGGGCCTGGGGCCTTAATAACGACGGTCAATTGGGATTGAACGACATCACAAACAGAAACACGCCGACGCGCGTGGGAATGGATTCCGACTGGGCAAAGGTTTCAGCCGGTGAATATCATTCCATTGCCACCAAGAACGACGGGACATTATGGGCATGGGGATTCAATAATCACGGGCAATTGGGACTGGGCGACAGCGGCGAGGGAACGGAAAAACTTATCCCGACGAAAATAGGCAATTCAACGGGTTGGTCAATGATATCCGCAGGAAGCCGGCATAATATTGCATTGAAAAATGACGGAACCATCTGGACATGGGGACTCAATGACGCGGGGCAATTGGGAGTGAACGATTATACGGACAAAACCACGCCAACCAAGGTCGGGGAGTAA
- a CDS encoding carbon starvation protein A, giving the protein MSMLPVVSIGLLLLLAGYVFYGRFLSRYFQLDPKARTPAVELNDGVDYVPADKSLLLGQHFSAISAAGPVVGPIMAGLLFGWLPAMIWIIVGSIFIGGVHDFSTLIASVRHKALSIGEIVKQHISKTGFLLFLIFIWFTLIYVIIAFADITANTFMTKEAGTAYGPAVAISSVVYLVLGLVMGVCLYKFKVPLWLATVIFIPLVLFSTWVGPRLPEGIFNIFAAPGVKGWSFILLVYCFIAAVIPMWLLLQPRGYLGGCFLYGTIFACLVGVFFGDFNITYPAFNLKGLSSAFNETKSVFPVLFITVACGAISGFHAIVASGTTSKQIKYETDTKPVGYGSMILEAVVAIFALSTIMFLIPDPANLKKDPSNIYANGVASYAGLLGIDFSIAYPFALLAFSTFVYDTLDVCTRLGRYVFQELTGWRGKIAPYVATLATLVIPFVFLSVTGEKAYKVAWDVFGTSNQLLASLTLLGISVWLWRKGKNPLVTLIPMLFIMAMTFWSLALLIIPRTGSVFSGTGLDTQGMVILVSSLILFILALCVIVVTVAVILRGKK; this is encoded by the coding sequence ATGAGTATGTTACCCGTTGTGTCAATCGGGTTGCTTTTGCTCCTGGCCGGATATGTTTTTTACGGTCGGTTCCTCTCCCGCTATTTTCAGCTCGACCCAAAGGCACGCACTCCTGCCGTAGAATTAAATGATGGTGTTGATTACGTCCCGGCTGATAAATCATTGCTTTTGGGGCAGCATTTCTCGGCTATTTCCGCCGCCGGACCGGTTGTCGGGCCGATTATGGCCGGTTTGTTATTCGGATGGCTGCCGGCAATGATATGGATTATCGTCGGTTCCATATTTATCGGCGGGGTCCATGATTTTTCCACGCTTATAGCTTCGGTCCGCCATAAGGCGCTTTCCATCGGTGAAATTGTCAAGCAGCATATCAGCAAGACCGGTTTTTTATTGTTCCTTATTTTCATCTGGTTTACACTCATATATGTGATAATCGCGTTTGCCGATATTACGGCTAATACTTTTATGACAAAAGAAGCCGGTACGGCATACGGTCCGGCCGTAGCTATTTCATCTGTCGTATACCTGGTTTTGGGATTGGTCATGGGCGTATGTTTATACAAATTCAAGGTGCCGTTGTGGCTGGCGACCGTGATTTTTATTCCGCTGGTATTATTTTCCACCTGGGTTGGGCCAAGGCTGCCGGAAGGAATCTTTAATATATTTGCCGCACCTGGAGTAAAAGGCTGGAGTTTTATACTTTTAGTTTATTGCTTTATCGCCGCGGTTATCCCGATGTGGCTCTTGCTCCAGCCGCGCGGTTACCTGGGCGGATGCTTTTTATACGGCACTATTTTCGCCTGTTTAGTAGGGGTGTTTTTCGGTGATTTCAATATTACTTATCCGGCGTTTAACTTGAAAGGATTATCCAGCGCTTTTAACGAGACCAAATCAGTTTTTCCGGTGTTATTCATTACCGTTGCTTGCGGGGCGATTTCCGGCTTCCATGCGATTGTCGCATCCGGCACTACTTCCAAACAAATCAAATACGAAACGGATACCAAACCTGTCGGTTACGGCAGCATGATTCTGGAGGCGGTGGTTGCCATCTTTGCGCTTTCCACCATAATGTTTCTTATCCCTGACCCCGCCAACCTGAAAAAAGACCCGAGTAATATTTATGCCAATGGCGTGGCAAGCTACGCGGGACTTCTGGGAATAGATTTCAGTATCGCTTATCCTTTTGCGCTCCTTGCTTTTTCCACTTTCGTTTATGATACGCTGGATGTCTGCACCAGGTTAGGCAGGTATGTCTTCCAGGAATTGACCGGCTGGCGGGGTAAGATTGCCCCTTACGTAGCGACCTTAGCAACGCTCGTTATCCCGTTTGTTTTCCTTTCCGTTACCGGCGAAAAAGCCTATAAGGTTGCCTGGGATGTTTTCGGGACAAGCAATCAGCTTCTGGCCAGCCTGACTTTATTGGGAATTTCCGTCTGGCTCTGGCGCAAAGGGAAAAATCCTTTGGTGACATTAATCCCCATGCTTTTTATCATGGCAATGACTTTTTGGTCTTTGGCGCTTCTCATTATACCGCGCACCGGCTCCGTTTTTAGCGGGACAGGCCTTGATACGCAGGGCATGGTGATATTGGTTTCTTCTTTGATACTCTTTATCCTGGCCCTTTGCGTTATCGTGGTGACCGTTGCCGTAATTCTCCGAGGGAAAAAGTAA
- the ung gene encoding uracil-DNA glycosylase yields MSSEIKLHPSWLSLLKDEFEKAYMKELKQFLVKEKERKKVIFPPGKLIFNAFNSTPFDSVKVVILGQDPYHGPKQAHGLCFSVLPDVPLPPSLVNIFEEIHQDLGVPIPDHGYLQSWAGQGVLLLNAILTVERNRAGSHQGHGWEQFTDRAIQLLNERREGLAFLLWGSYAQKKGEFIDRQKHLVLEAPHPSPLSAHRGFFGNRHFSQANDYLAKQGQTPIDWQLPPLSQLQNAG; encoded by the coding sequence ATGAGTTCTGAAATCAAATTGCATCCTTCCTGGCTTAGTCTGCTCAAAGATGAATTTGAGAAAGCCTATATGAAGGAATTAAAGCAATTCCTGGTGAAGGAAAAAGAGCGGAAGAAAGTGATATTCCCGCCGGGGAAACTGATTTTTAACGCGTTTAATTCAACGCCATTCGACTCGGTTAAAGTGGTTATTCTGGGGCAGGACCCTTATCACGGACCTAAGCAGGCACACGGATTGTGTTTCTCCGTCCTGCCGGACGTGCCTTTGCCTCCGTCGCTGGTGAATATATTCGAAGAGATTCACCAGGATTTGGGCGTTCCGATACCGGACCATGGGTATCTCCAATCCTGGGCAGGGCAGGGAGTATTATTGCTCAACGCGATATTGACGGTTGAACGGAACCGTGCCGGCTCCCATCAAGGGCATGGCTGGGAGCAGTTTACCGACCGGGCGATTCAATTGTTAAATGAACGGCGCGAGGGGCTGGCCTTTTTATTATGGGGCAGTTACGCGCAGAAGAAGGGTGAGTTTATTGACCGGCAGAAACATTTGGTATTGGAAGCGCCGCATCCCTCGCCGCTCTCGGCACACCGTGGTTTCTTCGGCAACCGGCATTTTTCCCAGGCGAACGATTATCTGGCTAAACAAGGGCAAACCCCGATTGATTGGCAACTGCCCCCGTTAAGCCAATTGCAGAATGCTGGTTAA
- a CDS encoding aldehyde ferredoxin oxidoreductase family protein, with translation MLGYGGNILRINLSNGQITKSPTPEKLIKEYIGGRGFAAKILYDELKPGIDPFGPDNKVVIASGPLSGLFVPGAGKITFASKSPATNSYGDSNMGGHLAAEIKYAGYDVIILEGTAPNPSYIYINNDKVEIRDAGKYWGKGAITVEKMLKDDLGEEFQIATIGPAGENKVKFACVSHDFGRQAGRTGIGAVMGNKNIKAVAIRGSKSLKVADPKGLQALTKKAIRECAAHPGFKTWVAQGTASVTVWSNEQGSFPTRNFQSGWFKDYQKISGDVMLKETIITNKACFGCPTACGKYAKVTKNGKLYYVEGPEYETAALIGGDCAVDNITDLSYANWLCDELGLDTISGGSVVAFAMECYEKGIITKKDTGGVELKFGDIRSFDKIINMIAKREGIGNILAGGVREAARKFGKGSDKFAMQVKGLEISGYESRKAPAMLLAYMTCDIGAHHNRAWAITHDIAAGRDKIEGKAPKVIELQHLRPLFDMVGCCRLQWIETGMSPEYYPKMLKAATGLDYTLEQLLKCSERVWNLNRLFLIRENKDYGRHFDYPPARFYEEKVPDGPTQGSIVKKEDIERLLDEYYALRGWDKNGKPTQAKLKELGLA, from the coding sequence ATGTTAGGTTACGGCGGCAATATTTTAAGAATTAATCTCTCTAATGGTCAAATCACGAAATCTCCCACTCCTGAGAAATTGATAAAGGAATATATCGGCGGCCGGGGCTTTGCGGCAAAGATTCTTTATGACGAGCTAAAACCGGGGATAGATCCTTTCGGTCCTGATAATAAAGTTGTCATTGCTTCAGGTCCGCTTTCCGGCTTGTTCGTGCCGGGGGCAGGTAAAATCACTTTTGCCTCCAAATCTCCGGCAACTAATTCTTACGGCGATAGTAATATGGGCGGCCATCTTGCCGCTGAAATAAAATACGCCGGTTATGACGTAATTATCCTGGAAGGAACCGCTCCCAATCCTTCTTATATATACATAAATAATGATAAAGTTGAAATCCGCGATGCCGGCAAATACTGGGGCAAAGGCGCCATTACCGTGGAAAAGATGCTTAAGGATGATTTAGGCGAGGAATTCCAGATTGCTACCATCGGGCCGGCCGGTGAGAACAAGGTTAAGTTTGCATGCGTCTCGCACGATTTCGGCAGGCAAGCCGGCAGAACCGGCATCGGCGCGGTAATGGGGAACAAAAATATAAAAGCCGTGGCTATCAGAGGAAGCAAATCGCTTAAAGTAGCCGATCCCAAAGGATTGCAGGCGTTGACTAAAAAAGCAATCAGGGAATGCGCCGCGCATCCCGGATTCAAGACGTGGGTGGCCCAGGGAACCGCCTCGGTGACGGTCTGGTCCAATGAACAGGGTTCTTTCCCGACCCGTAATTTCCAGAGCGGTTGGTTTAAGGATTACCAGAAAATAAGCGGCGATGTCATGCTTAAGGAAACCATCATTACCAATAAAGCCTGCTTCGGTTGCCCGACTGCCTGCGGTAAATACGCTAAAGTAACTAAAAATGGCAAGCTTTATTACGTTGAAGGGCCTGAATACGAAACAGCCGCGCTTATCGGCGGCGATTGCGCCGTTGATAATATTACGGATTTGAGTTATGCCAACTGGCTCTGCGATGAATTGGGGCTCGATACCATCTCCGGCGGGAGCGTGGTTGCCTTTGCCATGGAATGTTACGAGAAAGGCATTATTACCAAGAAAGATACCGGCGGGGTGGAACTGAAATTCGGCGATATCAGGTCTTTTGATAAAATTATCAATATGATTGCCAAACGTGAAGGAATCGGCAATATCCTGGCTGGCGGCGTCCGTGAAGCCGCCCGTAAATTCGGCAAGGGCTCGGATAAATTCGCCATGCAGGTAAAAGGGCTTGAGATATCCGGTTACGAATCACGTAAAGCCCCGGCAATGTTGCTTGCTTATATGACCTGCGATATCGGCGCTCACCATAACCGCGCCTGGGCTATCACCCACGATATCGCCGCGGGCCGTGATAAAATAGAGGGCAAAGCGCCTAAGGTTATCGAACTCCAGCACCTGAGGCCTCTTTTCGATATGGTCGGTTGCTGCCGTTTGCAATGGATAGAAACCGGCATGTCCCCGGAATATTACCCTAAAATGCTGAAAGCCGCAACCGGCTTGGATTACACTCTTGAGCAATTGCTTAAATGTTCGGAACGCGTCTGGAACCTTAACAGGTTGTTCCTGATACGGGAAAATAAGGATTACGGGCGCCATTTTGATTATCCTCCCGCCAGGTTTTATGAGGAAAAAGTTCCCGACGGCCCGACACAGGGCAGTATCGTTAAAAAGGAAGATATCGAACGGCTTCTCGATGAATACTACGCCTTACGCGGTTGGGATAAAAACGGTAAGCCGACCCAGGCAAAGCTTAAAGAATTAGGCCTGGCGTAA
- the phaC gene encoding class III poly(R)-hydroxyalkanoic acid synthase subunit PhaC, which translates to MEEMRNIQQRFMQGIDILTKPLDIEVGMTPKELVYQIDKVKLYHYIPVKEHLYSPPILISYALVNKQYMLDLQPDRSVIKYLLNQGHELFIIDWGYPSPADKYITMEDYIEEYLGGCVDKVCELTGVSQVTLMGICQGGTFSIIYSALHPEKVKNLVTIVTPFDFHTDTGLLNVWSKDMDIDKLVDTLGNIPGDFMNIGFLMLNPFRLMFDKYVGFAEHTDDKEFVNNFIRMEKWIFDSPDQAGETIRKFVKDLYQKNLLKENKFTLGDNKVDIKNITMPVLNIFAEYDNLVPPACSRTFTDYIGSKDKEIASYPTGHIGIFVSSRSQKEICPRLSDWLVKHSTKSK; encoded by the coding sequence ATGGAGGAAATGAGGAATATACAACAGCGGTTTATGCAGGGCATTGATATTTTAACCAAACCGCTGGATATCGAAGTGGGGATGACGCCGAAAGAATTGGTTTACCAGATAGATAAGGTAAAGCTTTATCACTATATCCCAGTTAAAGAGCATCTTTATTCGCCTCCAATTTTGATTTCTTACGCCCTGGTCAATAAGCAATATATGCTGGATTTACAACCCGACCGGAGCGTGATTAAATATCTCCTGAACCAGGGCCATGAGCTTTTTATCATTGATTGGGGCTATCCTTCCCCGGCTGATAAATACATTACCATGGAGGATTATATTGAGGAATATCTCGGCGGTTGTGTCGACAAGGTCTGTGAATTAACCGGCGTTTCCCAGGTGACCCTGATGGGCATTTGCCAGGGCGGGACTTTTTCCATCATCTACAGCGCGCTTCATCCGGAAAAAGTAAAAAACCTGGTCACTATCGTCACTCCATTTGATTTCCATACCGATACCGGCCTTCTTAATGTCTGGTCGAAGGATATGGATATTGATAAACTGGTGGATACGCTGGGCAATATACCGGGCGATTTCATGAATATCGGCTTTTTGATGCTTAATCCGTTCCGCCTGATGTTTGATAAGTATGTGGGTTTTGCCGAACATACGGACGATAAGGAGTTTGTCAATAACTTCATCCGGATGGAAAAATGGATATTCGATTCTCCCGACCAGGCAGGGGAGACCATCCGTAAGTTCGTCAAGGATTTATACCAGAAAAACCTCTTGAAGGAAAACAAGTTTACACTCGGTGATAATAAGGTTGATATAAAAAATATCACCATGCCGGTCTTGAATATCTTTGCAGAGTATGATAACCTCGTTCCCCCGGCCTGCTCCCGTACTTTCACGGATTATATCGGGAGCAAGGATAAGGAGATTGCCAGTTACCCGACTGGCCATATCGGCATATTCGTGAGTTCGCGTTCGCAGAAGGAAATATGCCCGCGCCTTAGCGATTGGCTGGTTAAGCACAGCACAAAGAGCAAATAA
- the tadA gene encoding Flp pilus assembly complex ATPase component TadA yields the protein MANSSELSLGETLLKQGVISQDILNEAMKKHEQTGEPLVLILSRLRSVKEDDVLKTISSQHSIPLIKLRDFTIDKSLIKKIPIRFVAHYRFIPIKLERNILTIASPIPYDLRTKDEMRLNLGYEIALSLASRLEVMDAIKKYYGLAADTIEKIMTQSTAIPVSQEITSDKVEEIEKSSEDASVIKLVNQIILEAHKSRATDIHIEPYRGKIRLRYRVDGVLFDANVPPAIRNFFSAIISRIKIISNLNIVERRLPQDGRCVVKTDKETLDLRISIIPTPYGESIVIRLLPMTLLHNLSDLGLNPVDTKVIENLLEKPHGIIFVTGPTGSGKTTTLYSSLNKLNTNEVKIITIEDPVEYEMEGITQIQVNPEIGLTFAMGLRSILRHDPDVIMVGEVRDFETAEITIRLALTGHLVFSTLHTNDAAGGVTRLIDMGVEPYLIASSVEAFVAQRLVRVICPDCREEDKSVLPEVVAQITRELRAKKQVTVYRGKGCETCNFTGYHGRTALYEIMILNEAIKKLILVKSSSDDIRRVALRYGMKTLRLDGWEKVSQGVTTPEEVLRVTPAEEVVEEKPKEATKPEPEEVATPAPQSKPTAIKPRTYQRIRSRIPIEYTVYKKSMDSAEELTAKPVKSVATDISAGGISFDTKELLAIGSILKLNVEVPEHHTKIDCMMRVVRISESKATGRYTVAAYYLDIASDDKAILDQYVTSQQAEEEPAE from the coding sequence ATGGCAAATTCTTCAGAACTTTCATTAGGCGAAACACTCTTAAAGCAGGGGGTAATCTCCCAGGATATCCTTAACGAGGCAATGAAAAAGCACGAGCAGACAGGGGAGCCCTTGGTCTTAATCTTGAGCCGCCTGCGTTCGGTCAAGGAAGATGATGTCCTTAAAACAATCTCATCCCAGCATTCCATCCCGTTAATCAAGCTGCGTGATTTTACCATTGATAAAAGCCTGATTAAAAAGATACCCATCCGTTTCGTCGCCCATTACCGTTTTATCCCGATAAAACTGGAACGTAATATCCTGACCATCGCCTCCCCCATCCCCTACGATTTGCGGACCAAGGACGAAATGCGCCTAAACCTGGGCTATGAAATCGCCCTTTCCCTGGCAAGCCGCCTTGAGGTAATGGACGCCATAAAGAAGTATTACGGCCTGGCCGCAGACACAATCGAGAAAATAATGACCCAGAGCACGGCGATTCCGGTCTCCCAGGAAATCACCAGCGACAAGGTGGAAGAAATAGAAAAATCATCTGAAGACGCCTCCGTCATAAAACTGGTCAACCAGATTATCCTGGAAGCGCACAAGAGCCGCGCAACGGATATCCATATAGAGCCATACCGTGGTAAGATTCGCCTGCGTTACCGGGTGGATGGCGTGCTTTTTGACGCCAATGTTCCCCCGGCCATCCGTAACTTTTTCTCCGCGATAATCTCCCGCATAAAAATTATATCCAACCTTAATATCGTGGAACGCCGGCTCCCCCAGGACGGGCGCTGTGTCGTCAAGACGGATAAGGAAACGCTGGATTTAAGAATCTCGATTATCCCGACGCCCTACGGGGAAAGCATCGTCATCAGGTTATTACCCATGACGCTCCTCCATAACTTAAGCGACCTGGGCTTAAATCCGGTTGACACCAAAGTAATAGAAAACCTGCTTGAAAAACCGCACGGCATCATTTTTGTCACCGGACCGACCGGAAGCGGCAAAACCACCACCCTTTACAGTTCCCTTAATAAACTAAATACTAACGAAGTGAAAATCATTACCATAGAAGACCCGGTTGAATACGAAATGGAAGGCATCACGCAAATACAGGTAAACCCGGAAATCGGGCTAACTTTCGCAATGGGACTGCGGAGTATCCTGCGCCACGACCCGGACGTCATCATGGTCGGCGAAGTGCGCGACTTTGAGACGGCGGAAATCACCATCCGCCTGGCTTTGACCGGACACCTGGTTTTTTCCACCTTGCACACAAACGACGCGGCCGGAGGTGTTACCCGTTTGATTGATATGGGGGTGGAGCCGTATTTAATCGCCTCATCGGTCGAAGCCTTTGTCGCCCAGCGCCTGGTCAGGGTAATCTGCCCGGACTGCCGCGAGGAAGATAAATCCGTATTGCCGGAAGTGGTTGCCCAAATCACGCGGGAGCTTAGGGCTAAAAAGCAGGTAACGGTTTACCGGGGCAAAGGGTGCGAGACATGCAATTTTACCGGCTATCACGGCCGGACTGCCCTTTATGAAATAATGATTTTGAATGAAGCGATAAAGAAATTAATACTCGTCAAATCGTCATCGGATGATATACGCCGGGTGGCTTTAAGATACGGAATGAAAACCCTGCGCCTGGACGGCTGGGAAAAGGTAAGCCAGGGCGTAACCACGCCGGAGGAAGTCTTGAGGGTCACCCCGGCTGAAGAAGTAGTTGAGGAAAAGCCCAAAGAGGCAACTAAGCCTGAACCGGAAGAGGTCGCAACACCGGCTCCGCAATCCAAGCCAACCGCGATAAAACCCCGGACTTACCAAAGAATCCGCTCCAGGATTCCGATTGAATATACCGTATATAAAAAATCCATGGACAGCGCTGAGGAACTCACCGCCAAGCCGGTCAAATCGGTCGCAACGGATATCAGCGCGGGAGGCATTTCCTTTGATACCAAGGAATTATTGGCTATCGGAAGCATCCTCAAACTGAATGTGGAAGTTCCCGAACACCATACGAAAATAGATTGCATGATGCGCGTGGTACGGATAAGCGAATCAAAAGCGACAGGCCGTTATACGGTAGCCGCGTATTACCTGGATATTGCCAGCGACGATAAAGCAATCCTCGACCAATATGTAACCAGCCAGCAAGCTGAAGAAGAACCGGCGGAATAG